In the Streptomyces sp. f51 genome, one interval contains:
- a CDS encoding ammonium transporter has product MTLAASRIDTGDTAWLLAATALVLLMTPGLALFYGGMVRAKSVLNMLMMSFVSIALVTVVWLTAGYSLAFGQDAFGGLVGGLDHAGMAGLGPDSVHGTVPTLLFATFQLTFAIITAALISGAVADRTRFGAWLVFVPVWALLVYVPVAHWVWGPGGWIHDGLGALDFAGGMPVEIASGASGLALCLVLGPRLGFKKDAMRPHNLPMVVLGAGLLWFGWFGFNAGSALGANGLAAAAFLNTLAAGCTGLLGWLLVEQRRDGHPTTLGAASGAVAGLVAITPSCGVVSLLGALVVGLAAGVVCSYAVGWKFKLNYDDSLDVVGVHLVGGVIGTLLIGVFAVHGMTGGAEGLLYGGGLAQLGRQLVAVVAVGAYAFGATYGIGTAIDRFLGLRADEEQERTGLDLTVHAESAYDHGVLGHGAPVSSSLPVAQKAKPQA; this is encoded by the coding sequence GTGACCCTGGCCGCTTCCCGGATCGACACCGGCGACACCGCCTGGCTGCTCGCCGCCACCGCGCTCGTCCTCCTGATGACCCCCGGCCTCGCCCTCTTCTACGGCGGCATGGTCCGCGCGAAGAGCGTGCTCAACATGCTGATGATGAGCTTCGTGTCGATCGCCCTGGTCACGGTGGTGTGGCTGACGGCCGGCTACTCCCTCGCCTTCGGCCAGGACGCCTTCGGCGGGCTCGTCGGCGGTCTCGATCACGCCGGCATGGCCGGGCTCGGGCCGGACAGCGTCCACGGCACCGTCCCCACCCTGCTCTTCGCCACCTTCCAGCTCACCTTCGCGATCATCACCGCCGCGCTGATCAGCGGCGCGGTCGCCGACCGCACGAGGTTCGGGGCCTGGCTCGTGTTCGTGCCCGTCTGGGCCCTGCTCGTATACGTTCCCGTCGCCCACTGGGTGTGGGGCCCGGGCGGCTGGATCCACGACGGTCTCGGCGCGCTCGACTTCGCCGGCGGTATGCCGGTCGAGATCGCCTCCGGGGCCTCCGGGCTCGCGCTGTGCCTGGTGCTCGGACCCCGCCTCGGCTTCAAGAAGGACGCCATGCGGCCGCACAACCTCCCCATGGTCGTGCTCGGCGCCGGCCTCCTGTGGTTCGGCTGGTTCGGCTTCAACGCCGGGTCCGCCCTCGGCGCCAACGGCCTGGCCGCCGCGGCCTTCCTCAACACCCTCGCCGCCGGCTGCACGGGCCTGCTCGGCTGGCTCCTGGTCGAGCAGCGCCGCGACGGCCACCCGACCACGCTGGGCGCGGCCTCGGGCGCGGTCGCCGGACTGGTCGCCATCACCCCGTCCTGCGGGGTGGTGTCCCTGCTGGGCGCGCTCGTGGTGGGGCTCGCCGCCGGCGTCGTCTGCTCGTACGCCGTGGGCTGGAAGTTCAAGCTGAACTACGACGACTCGCTGGACGTCGTCGGCGTGCATCTGGTCGGCGGTGTCATCGGCACGCTGCTCATCGGCGTCTTCGCCGTCCACGGGATGACCGGCGGGGCCGAGGGGCTGCTGTACGGCGGAGGGCTCGCGCAGCTCGGCCGGCAGCTGGTCGCCGTCGTGGCCGTCGGGGCGTACGCGTTCGGCGCCACGTACGGCATCGGCACCGCGATCGACCGGTTCTTGGGGCTGCGCGCGGACGAGGAGCAGGAGCGGACCGGCCTGGACCTTACGGTGCACGCCGAGAGCGCCTACGATCACGGGGTCCTGGGCCACGGCGCCCCGGTGTCGTCGTCCCTTCCCGTCGCGCAGAAGGCCAAGCCCCAGGCATGA
- the era gene encoding GTPase Era, whose amino-acid sequence MGAMSVRNQSSEPSEGGGSSHAPEAMDNHRAGFACFVGRPNAGKSTLTNALVGQKVAITANQPQTTRHTVRGIVHRPDAQLILVDTPGLHKPRTLLGERLNDIVRTTWAEVDVIGFCLPANEKLGPGDRFIAKELASIKKTPKIAIITKTDLVDSKTLAEQLIAIDQLGRELGFEWAEIVPVSAVADKQVGLLADLIVPLLPEGPALYPEGDLTDEPEQVMIAELIREAALEGVRDELPHSIAVVVEEMLPREDRPADKPLLDIHAFVYIERPSQKGIIIGPKGKRLKDVGIKSRKQIEALLGTPVFLDLHVKVAKDWQRDPRQLRKLGF is encoded by the coding sequence ATGGGCGCCATGAGCGTTCGCAACCAGTCATCCGAGCCGTCCGAGGGCGGGGGCTCGTCTCACGCCCCCGAGGCGATGGACAACCACCGCGCCGGCTTCGCCTGTTTCGTGGGCCGCCCCAACGCGGGCAAGTCCACCCTCACGAACGCTCTGGTCGGCCAGAAGGTGGCGATCACCGCGAACCAGCCGCAGACCACGCGGCACACCGTGCGCGGCATCGTGCACCGGCCCGACGCGCAGCTGATCCTGGTCGACACCCCCGGCCTGCACAAACCGCGCACCCTGCTGGGCGAGCGGCTCAACGACATCGTGCGCACCACCTGGGCCGAGGTCGACGTGATCGGCTTCTGCCTGCCCGCGAACGAGAAGCTCGGCCCGGGCGACCGCTTCATCGCGAAGGAGCTGGCGTCGATCAAGAAGACGCCGAAGATCGCGATCATCACGAAGACCGACCTGGTCGACAGCAAGACGCTCGCCGAGCAGCTCATCGCGATCGACCAGCTCGGCCGCGAGCTCGGGTTCGAGTGGGCCGAGATCGTCCCAGTCTCGGCGGTCGCCGACAAGCAGGTGGGTCTGCTGGCCGACCTGATCGTCCCGCTCCTGCCGGAGGGGCCCGCCCTGTACCCCGAGGGCGACCTGACGGACGAGCCGGAGCAGGTCATGATCGCGGAGCTGATCCGCGAGGCCGCCCTGGAGGGCGTCCGCGACGAGCTTCCGCACTCCATCGCCGTCGTGGTCGAGGAGATGCTGCCGCGCGAGGACCGTCCCGCGGACAAGCCGCTCCTGGACATCCACGCCTTCGTCTACATCGAGCGCCCCAGCCAGAAGGGCATCATCATCGGCCCCAAGGGCAAGCGCCTGAAGGACGTCGGCATCAAGTCCCGCAAGCAGATCGAGGCCCTGCTGGGCACGCCGGTCTTCCTCGACCTCCACGTGAAGGTCGCCAAGGACTGGCAGCGCGACCCCCGGCAGCTGCGCAAGCTCGGCTTCTGA
- a CDS encoding helix-turn-helix transcriptional regulator, with product MSRRARVSPAEAGLPDGGARRRTPGLRREEVAVLAGVGASWYQWLEQGRDISVSAQVLDSVARVLRLSNTERRHLYTLAGLNPPAPEVAPGHRDMCEGLRRLIDTWMPYPAHIMDPYYNCVMYNDAAAVVLGMRPENTQNCVVDFFTDPLYRGRSRTWEHNARTVVAQFRASCAAAPDDEGFRELLAELTAASPEFAELWERRDIEDAGQIRKELDHPLVGLLAVESTAMKVPVRPDLTIVLHTPLPEENTAAKLEWLASPEGRRGSMYPVAG from the coding sequence ATGAGCCGCAGGGCGCGGGTGTCGCCGGCCGAGGCCGGGCTCCCGGACGGCGGCGCCCGGCGCCGGACGCCCGGGCTGCGCCGCGAGGAGGTCGCCGTCCTCGCGGGCGTGGGCGCCTCCTGGTACCAGTGGCTGGAACAGGGGCGGGACATCTCCGTGTCGGCGCAGGTCCTGGACTCCGTCGCCCGCGTGCTGCGGCTCAGCAACACCGAGCGGCGCCATCTGTACACCCTGGCCGGACTGAACCCGCCCGCGCCCGAAGTCGCCCCCGGGCACCGGGACATGTGCGAGGGGCTGCGGCGGCTGATCGACACGTGGATGCCGTATCCGGCGCACATCATGGACCCGTACTACAACTGCGTCATGTACAACGACGCCGCCGCCGTGGTCCTCGGCATGCGGCCGGAGAACACCCAGAACTGCGTCGTCGACTTCTTCACCGACCCGCTCTACCGGGGCCGTTCACGCACGTGGGAGCACAACGCCCGTACGGTCGTGGCCCAGTTCCGCGCCTCGTGCGCCGCGGCCCCTGACGACGAGGGATTCCGTGAACTGCTGGCCGAACTGACCGCGGCCAGCCCGGAGTTCGCGGAGCTGTGGGAGCGGAGGGACATCGAGGACGCCGGGCAGATCCGCAAGGAGCTCGATCATCCGCTGGTGGGGCTGCTCGCCGTGGAGTCCACCGCGATGAAGGTGCCGGTGCGGCCCGACCTCACGATCGTGCTGCACACACCGCTGCCGGAGGAGAACACGGCCGCGAAGCTGGAGTGGCTCGCCTCGCCCGAGGGCCGCCGGGGGTCGATGTACCCGGTGGCCGGGTGA
- a CDS encoding cytidine deaminase has product MTDSSALDPEDRKIVTLARSARARNGVPEGAAVRDETGRTYVAGTVELESLRLSALRTAVAMAVASGAKSLEAAAVVSEAAAVTDADRAAVRDLGGPGTPVLLAGPDGAVHTTVTAG; this is encoded by the coding sequence ATGACCGACAGCAGCGCGCTCGACCCCGAGGACCGCAAGATCGTCACCCTGGCCCGTTCCGCGCGGGCCCGCAACGGTGTGCCCGAGGGCGCGGCCGTACGCGACGAGACGGGGCGTACGTACGTCGCCGGGACCGTGGAGCTGGAGTCCCTGCGGCTGAGTGCCCTGCGGACGGCCGTGGCGATGGCCGTGGCGTCCGGGGCGAAGTCCCTGGAGGCGGCGGCCGTGGTGTCCGAGGCCGCGGCCGTCACCGACGCGGACCGGGCGGCCGTACGCGATCTCGGCGGGCCCGGGACACCGGTGCTGCTGGCCGGCCCCGACGGCGCCGTGCACACGACCGTCACCGCCGGCTGA